AGTAGATTATAACATTTTTTTCAAATAAAAAAAAGGTGAGATTAACATTCCCACCCTTTAGTATCAAAATTATTTATTTTTTTTAGATAAGTAATCTTCAATAGCAGCTTTTATAGCTTCTTCAGCTAATACTGAACAGTGCATTTTTTGAGGAGGTAATCCACCTAATTCTTCAACAACTGCTTTATTTGTTAATTTTAAAGCTTCTTCTATTGATTTTCCTAAAACCATTTCTGTAGAAACAGATGATGAAGCGATTGCAGAAGCACAACCAAAAGTTCTAAATTTTACATCTGTGATTATATCATTTTCTATTCTTAAGAATATTTCCATTATATCTCCACAAGATGGGTTTCCGATTTTTCCATATCCATCAGGATTTTCCATAACTCCAACGTGTTTTGGATTAGTGAAATGTTCCATTACTTTTTCTGTATATTGCATATTTTTCTCCTTTTTGTCTACTATTTTTTATTTACAAATTCATTCCAAAGTGGTGATAAAGATCTTAATTTTTCTATAACTTCTACCACTGTATCTATTGTATAATCAA
Above is a window of Fusobacterium perfoetens DNA encoding:
- the nifU gene encoding Fe-S cluster assembly scaffold protein NifU, which encodes MQYTEKVMEHFTNPKHVGVMENPDGYGKIGNPSCGDIMEIFLRIENDIITDVKFRTFGCASAIASSSVSTEMVLGKSIEEALKLTNKAVVEELGGLPPQKMHCSVLAEEAIKAAIEDYLSKKNK